In Calypte anna isolate BGI_N300 chromosome Z, bCalAnn1_v1.p, whole genome shotgun sequence, the following are encoded in one genomic region:
- the SLC1A1 gene encoding excitatory amino acid transporter 3 isoform X1, translating to MAKTVKKGCSCPGFLRKNWLLLSTVAAVLMGIGVGMLVREYGKLSNLDKFYFSFPGEVLMRMLKLIILPLIISSMITGVAALDSNVSGKIGLRAVVYYFCTTVIAVILGIVLVVTIKPGVPQTANEIDRVGSTPEVSTVDAMLDLIRNMFPENLVQACFQQYKTKREKVKATAGVDKNSSAFTEEPVTTATTAAASENKTQEYKIVGMYSDGINVLGLIVFCLVFGLVIGKMGEKGQVLVDFFNALNEATMKIVQIIMWYMPVGIVFLIAGKIIEVEDWEIFRKLGLYMATVLSGLAIHSTIILPLIYLIIVRKNPFRFAMGMAQALLTALMISSSSATLPVTFRCAEEKNGIDKRITRFVLPVGATINMDGTALYEAVAAVFIAQLNDLELDLGQIVTISVTATAASIGAAGVPQAGLVTMVIVLSAVGLPAEDVTLIIAVDWLLDRFRTMVNVLGDAFGTGIVEKLSKKELEQMDVTSEVNIVNPFALETILDSDETEAKKSYVNGGFAVDKSDTISFTQTSQF from the exons GTATTGGAGTTGGCATGCTGGTACGGGAATATGGCAAACTGTCTAACCTGGACAAATtctacttttcctttcctggggAAGTGCTGATGAGAATGCTCAAACTCATCATTCTGCCGTTAATTATATCAAGTATGATCACAG GTGTTGCTGCTTTGGATTCCAACGTTTCTGGGAAGATTGGTTTGCGAGCAGTCGTGTATTATTTCTGCACCACAGTCATTGCTGTAATTCTAG GGATTGTCTTAGTTGTGACCATTAAACCAGGAGTGCCTCAAACAGCAAATGAGATCGACAGAGTGGGCAGCACCCCAGAAGTCAGTACTGTTGATGCCATGCTGGATCTGATCAG GAATATGTTCCCAGAAAACCTCGTCCAGGCCTGTTTCCAACAG TATAAAACCAAACGTGAAAAAGTTAAAGCTACAGCTGGTGTGGATAAAAATAGCTCCGCATTTACAGAAGAACCTGTTACAACAGctacaacagcagcagcttcagag aacaaaacccaagaatACAAAATTGTGGGCATGTATTCTGACGGCATCAATGTGCTGGGATTGATCgtcttttgtcttgtttttggTCTGGTCATTGGGAAAATGGGAGAGAAAGGACAAGTGCTTGTGGATTTTTTCAATGCACTGAATGAAGCTACTATGAAAATAGTTCAGATAATTATGTG GTATATGCCAGTTGGTATTGTGTTTTTAATTGCTGGGAAGATAATAGAAGTTGAGGACTGGGAAATCTTTCGTAAACTGGGTCTTTACATGGCTACAGTACTAAGCGG acttGCAATACATTCCACTATAATTCTACCACTGATCTACTTAATAATAGTAAGGAAAAATCCTTTTCGGTTTGCCATGGGGATGGCTCAGGCACTTCTGACGGCCCTCATGATTTCTTCCAg CTCAGCAACTTTGCCTGTCACCTTCCGCTGCGCGGAGGAGAAAAATGGCATCGACAAAAGAATTACCAGGTTTGTTCTTCCAGTTGGAGCTACCATCAACATGGACGGCACAGCTCTCTACGAAGCAGTGGCAGCTGTATTTATTGCACAGCTGAATGACTTAGAGCTGGATCTTGGCCAGATAGTTACCATTAG TgtcacagccacagcagccagCATCGGGGCTGCAGGTGTCCCCCAAGCTGGACTTGTCACCATGGTGATTGTACTGAGCGCTGTCGGCCTCCCCGCCGAGGATGTTACTCTGATCATTGCAGTTGACTGGCTTCT GGATCGATTCAGAACCATGGTGAATGTCTTGGGAGATGCCTTTGGTACAGGGATAGTGGAGAAGCTCTCCAAGAAGGAGCTGGAACAGATGGATGTCACATCTGAAGTAAACATAGTCAATCCTTTTGCCTTGGAAACAATACTTGATAGTGATGAAACAGAGGCCAAGAAATCATACGTTAATGGAGGCTTTGCTGTAGATAAGTCTGACACCATATCCTTCACACAGACATCTCAGTTCTAA
- the SLC1A1 gene encoding excitatory amino acid transporter 3 isoform X2 — protein MAKTVKKGCSCPGFLRKNWLLLSTVAAVLMGVAALDSNVSGKIGLRAVVYYFCTTVIAVILGIVLVVTIKPGVPQTANEIDRVGSTPEVSTVDAMLDLIRNMFPENLVQACFQQYKTKREKVKATAGVDKNSSAFTEEPVTTATTAAASENKTQEYKIVGMYSDGINVLGLIVFCLVFGLVIGKMGEKGQVLVDFFNALNEATMKIVQIIMWYMPVGIVFLIAGKIIEVEDWEIFRKLGLYMATVLSGLAIHSTIILPLIYLIIVRKNPFRFAMGMAQALLTALMISSSSATLPVTFRCAEEKNGIDKRITRFVLPVGATINMDGTALYEAVAAVFIAQLNDLELDLGQIVTISVTATAASIGAAGVPQAGLVTMVIVLSAVGLPAEDVTLIIAVDWLLDRFRTMVNVLGDAFGTGIVEKLSKKELEQMDVTSEVNIVNPFALETILDSDETEAKKSYVNGGFAVDKSDTISFTQTSQF, from the exons GTGTTGCTGCTTTGGATTCCAACGTTTCTGGGAAGATTGGTTTGCGAGCAGTCGTGTATTATTTCTGCACCACAGTCATTGCTGTAATTCTAG GGATTGTCTTAGTTGTGACCATTAAACCAGGAGTGCCTCAAACAGCAAATGAGATCGACAGAGTGGGCAGCACCCCAGAAGTCAGTACTGTTGATGCCATGCTGGATCTGATCAG GAATATGTTCCCAGAAAACCTCGTCCAGGCCTGTTTCCAACAG TATAAAACCAAACGTGAAAAAGTTAAAGCTACAGCTGGTGTGGATAAAAATAGCTCCGCATTTACAGAAGAACCTGTTACAACAGctacaacagcagcagcttcagag aacaaaacccaagaatACAAAATTGTGGGCATGTATTCTGACGGCATCAATGTGCTGGGATTGATCgtcttttgtcttgtttttggTCTGGTCATTGGGAAAATGGGAGAGAAAGGACAAGTGCTTGTGGATTTTTTCAATGCACTGAATGAAGCTACTATGAAAATAGTTCAGATAATTATGTG GTATATGCCAGTTGGTATTGTGTTTTTAATTGCTGGGAAGATAATAGAAGTTGAGGACTGGGAAATCTTTCGTAAACTGGGTCTTTACATGGCTACAGTACTAAGCGG acttGCAATACATTCCACTATAATTCTACCACTGATCTACTTAATAATAGTAAGGAAAAATCCTTTTCGGTTTGCCATGGGGATGGCTCAGGCACTTCTGACGGCCCTCATGATTTCTTCCAg CTCAGCAACTTTGCCTGTCACCTTCCGCTGCGCGGAGGAGAAAAATGGCATCGACAAAAGAATTACCAGGTTTGTTCTTCCAGTTGGAGCTACCATCAACATGGACGGCACAGCTCTCTACGAAGCAGTGGCAGCTGTATTTATTGCACAGCTGAATGACTTAGAGCTGGATCTTGGCCAGATAGTTACCATTAG TgtcacagccacagcagccagCATCGGGGCTGCAGGTGTCCCCCAAGCTGGACTTGTCACCATGGTGATTGTACTGAGCGCTGTCGGCCTCCCCGCCGAGGATGTTACTCTGATCATTGCAGTTGACTGGCTTCT GGATCGATTCAGAACCATGGTGAATGTCTTGGGAGATGCCTTTGGTACAGGGATAGTGGAGAAGCTCTCCAAGAAGGAGCTGGAACAGATGGATGTCACATCTGAAGTAAACATAGTCAATCCTTTTGCCTTGGAAACAATACTTGATAGTGATGAAACAGAGGCCAAGAAATCATACGTTAATGGAGGCTTTGCTGTAGATAAGTCTGACACCATATCCTTCACACAGACATCTCAGTTCTAA